The region CGAAACCTACAATCAATAATGGGACTACAATTCGAATAGGTGGAAAAATTTCTGCGACTGTAGGTGAATGGGATGATAATGATGATAATGTTCCCGTAAAATAGATGTCTTAAGTTCATAGTCTAAATAGAAAGAGAATAGTTTGTGCTATTCTCTTTCTATTTAAGATAATCCTTCGGGAGGCGTTATATGACACTATTTGACTAGAATCATTTTTTTAGTTGAAGAATAATCTCCAGTTTCTAATCTGTAAAAGTAAACTCCACTGTTTAATTTTGACCCATCAAAAATGATACTATGCTTACCTGATGTCAAAATCTTTTCAGTGAATTTATCTACCAGTTCTCCTTTTACATTGATAATACTTATTATGGCTTCACCGATTACATTTGTTGTAAAATTGATTGTTGTGGTCGGGTTAAAAGGATTAGGGTAATTTTGGTGTAGAGTGGTTTCTTGCGGTAGTAACTCACCTGAAATTTTTGTTGGGCTTGCAAAATTAACAGTTACATCGTCTAGATTTATCCAGAACATATCAGTACAATCAAAATGTCTAAATGCAATATAAACATTCTGACCTACATAATTTTCAGGAATAATTACTTGTCTTTCATACCAGCTACCATGTCCTTTAGCTGTTAGAGTTTCTTCATAGATCATTGTAAAATCTGAAGGATTTGTACTAGATGTTGATATAGCTATACCATAATGTTCAGCAGACCAATCTCCATCTTGTGCACTAACCCAAAATTTTATTGAAGCATTCTGTTCTATTAATCTTTTATCCATTATAATATAATTATCAGGATTTAATGCTGCTTTTGATGTGTTGATAAAGGAAGCTGAATGTACACCTTTCGAACCACTATGAACTTCACATGGAATAGAAGGCTCAGTAGTCCAATTATAACCGTCTCCATCAGCGTCAATAATTGTCCAGCCAGTAGGAATACCTTCTTCAAAATCATATACTTGAACATTTGCAGAATTGATCCATTTTATATCAAACTCTTGTGATTCTCCTGAATTAGAAGGGGTAAATGTATCATGAAGTACAAATTTTACTTTTCCTTCTTTAGCCTCTTCTTGCATAGGAATAACTCCAGTAAATGAATTCCATACTTTCGAATTATTCATTTGCATATTTATCCATGTATCATTACCGTTGAATTTGTAAAATCCTTCAACAGAAGATACTCCTGACTGGTCTTCAACTTCAATTGTAATATTCATTTCATTTCCAGTTATTTCTTCAGTTCCATTGATTGAAAAAACTACAGGAGCTTCATTATCATAACCTAAGTCAATTTCTTTAACTGAAATATCATCAAAGTATAACCAGAAATTATTCATATCACTTATTCCATGAAATCCAATAACAATAGCTTCATTTGATGATGGTACGAAAGTTGTTGAATCGGTAATATATTCGTCGTTGTTTATAACAATTGGTTTAACAATTGTATTAATCATTTTATTAGGCGTAGTATCAGTTCCATATTTTATCTCAAATTTTTCATTAAAAAAATCTGATTGAGATTTGTAGCTATATGTAATCATATATTTTTTTTGAGGATTAGGAGTAAATGGAGGAGTAAAAACCCAATCATCCATATTCACGCTCGAATTATAATCCATTCTCAAACCAAATGGCATGCTGTTACCAACAGAACTAACAATCCATTGTTTACCATCACCATTAGCATCAACAACAGTCCAACCTTCAGGTAATTCAGGGGCTACTGCAGAATCGAAATTTTCGTTAATTATGTATACGGCAGGAGATAACCAGTTAATAATAATTTCTTCTGACCAAACACTATTCCCTGCGGGAGATAGGTCAGAAAGAAGAAATCTTACTGAACCTTCTGTTCCTGCAGGTTGGGGAGGAATCACTCCAGAATAAACACTTTGTTGGTTTTTTGATACTTTACTCATTGAAAAAGAGTAATCCATACCACAAATATTGTAAATTGCATCAATCATTGACGGTGTTTCAGATTGATCAGCAATTGCAAGTGTCAAATTGAGTTCCGTATCAGGTTGCCCATGATTTCCAGTAAGTGATACAATTGTAGGAGCAGTTATATCAGGTCCAACTTCATCATCAACAACAACCCTAATATTCCAATTGTAATTTAATTCTGTACT is a window of Candidatus Delongbacteria bacterium DNA encoding:
- a CDS encoding choice-of-anchor J domain-containing protein, with amino-acid sequence MKKMIVMLLLFAISLTFGASFSAMSVNNSIQEVITKSEQIINYDGEPAFGIGTDGPITFTPAIRLTADELEDHYGKNISKVQLCIIVDAFSSVTLKVYEGSGSNQEPGNLLLSQLLNVIVGSMNEYTLDTPILLEDGKDYWIGYEIVATGSKPASSDAGSVFEDGKSNLVFIDGEWTTLLTLSTELNYNWNIRVVVDDEVGPDITAPTIVSLTGNHGQPDTELNLTLAIADQSETPSMIDAIYNICGMDYSFSMSKVSKNQQSVYSGVIPPQPAGTEGSVRFLLSDLSPAGNSVWSEEIIINWLSPAVYIINENFDSAVAPELPEGWTVVDANGDGKQWIVSSVGNSMPFGLRMDYNSSVNMDDWVFTPPFTPNPQKKYMITYSYKSQSDFFNEKFEIKYGTDTTPNKMINTIVKPIVINNDEYITDSTTFVPSSNEAIVIGFHGISDMNNFWLYFDDISVKEIDLGYDNEAPVVFSINGTEEITGNEMNITIEVEDQSGVSSVEGFYKFNGNDTWINMQMNNSKVWNSFTGVIPMQEEAKEGKVKFVLHDTFTPSNSGESQEFDIKWINSANVQVYDFEEGIPTGWTIIDADGDGYNWTTEPSIPCEVHSGSKGVHSASFINTSKAALNPDNYIIMDKRLIEQNASIKFWVSAQDGDWSAEHYGIAISTSSTNPSDFTMIYEETLTAKGHGSWYERQVIIPENYVGQNVYIAFRHFDCTDMFWINLDDVTVNFASPTKISGELLPQETTLHQNYPNPFNPTTTINFTTNVIGEAIISIINVKGELVDKFTEKILTSGKHSIIFDGSKLNSGVYFYRLETGDYSSTKKMILVK